From Oryctolagus cuniculus chromosome 17, mOryCun1.1, whole genome shotgun sequence, a single genomic window includes:
- the LOC100341317 gene encoding LOW QUALITY PROTEIN: leucine-rich repeat-containing protein 37A3 (The sequence of the model RefSeq protein was modified relative to this genomic sequence to represent the inferred CDS: inserted 4 bases in 2 codons; deleted 2 bases in 2 codons), with protein MCPSSLSHCILKTPSTTHLCLWVPWLLFKWQLLWLLVQATQPLEWTQDLVQMTSSLPWLSEPWSSHSSNFPPESPDALTPMADPSSFDDLGSFAPSQVLASPQESTVSLLPFLDMDSAQGLPLESEQLAVPYQYFNRLTRQQRLPEAIPVLDGDQDQPLALPPRLEGNAHQSLEALVLPLDSQSSQGNKLIVSPLTLIPKKDLARHRRLPKVGVGTPDNADKLQGQNQVLLADDGVYPGGFPTESQENPGEPAQPSEQAEPSQFLLEGQTQNPETQEPIQSSSPQQEEQAPPPQPIEPDEPSSPQQEGPGADLQQPEEEASPLQQEAPAQNPFATAEVVGQASVYHDPNTPSSPQIVALQANFPSITLKPADTELTEASGAGEEVQSTPSTEQAPAQPLGIQKGTDWSLDQNQDHRSNLPNVTIKPADVALIITPEPTMERDSAPVQQEGSAQTPGPPVETEPYISDQEQPTQYVESSVENKPSPAQQETPYQTLGPSLETEASPAQQEPPEQTPVPSAETEPSPFQQAPRAHTARPSVETEPSPREQEQIAQYAEALVETQPPPGPPVETEPSLREQQQIAQYAEALVETQAPPGQLEALALTPVPPMETEPYISEQKQPRRPSESSEEVESSGKKTEVPAQPPSPHAVTILSPGHYQVQQYDLHNVTTKPPDLQLTITPKPAAEVETFPVSHQATTTQASVPALPPKPLEEVEPLPIQSPEVMQDEKPSMTQQEETAENSHIQEQQLATRILPSHMACCLCQFKHTIKSVCMTIKPGKYNTLAFQLPKLLNCSLAKSQVPNYHYVFCAKKQSLLSLTVEEASIGNPKGAFMKILQAWKNNTSKQLTIEPENSVSKRNSVDFPGRMSEQRDLNDESDVISALXLLPYFSEENLQNVESTLLPFITLLFSNVQDRDKSLSYVKTHIRRPSHPYRNKLRKLYFLENLLDEVIQEKNRWVKKEEKATLMHPILLGPQFNPQILLKKSETAPSQKNSLATMPSVGYRLQRVKKVTKGPKGLRERHLQMRKSLRRRQGTWPFAESIGGRRVGRAGSRELKELQVAQRPRKVARNSLHTEPLLTKEREAAASSFLKKHILGRPSTSPAKSLSEINNKXEDLTYTIFVLEDANARAKNKAAGKPISHSRQNYRFHKTRSSHLVLRTPKAKLSQKFRRKNSLNRLTAGKRPPFPALRSLINSPSGEAFSSPGGLHSQGSPPLRELVLSEPSIEDTGGKPFRRACHEETLPGDKMHIDPSATDSAGTEFNVMPTVDQTKETQWEYPSEGTEAPTMPAGFTYPVMLSQGEQFEIQLNQQLRSLIPNTDMKKLISHVIRTLKMDCSEAQVQLPCAKLISKTGILMKLLSEQQEEKIAKKEWDAEQWRTETYINESTEAPSGQKEQESSKVRTGDLHFPIT; from the exons ATGTGCCCCAGCAGCCTGAGTCACTGTATCCTGAAAACCCCGTCAACGACCCATCTGTGCCTGTGGGTCCCATGGCTCCTCTTCAAGTGGCAACTGCTGTGGCTGCTGGTCCAGGCAACTCAGCCTCTGGAGTGGACCCAGGACCTGGTCCAGATGACCTCCAGCctcccttggctctctgagccctggtcttcccactcctCGAACTTCCCACCTGAATCACCTGACGcgctcacacccatggcagacccCAGCAGCTTTGATGACCTGGGGTCTTTTGCTCCCTCCCAGGTGCTGGCCTCGCCTCAAGAGTCCACTGTGAGTTTGCTTCCTTTTCTGGACATGGATTCAGCTCAAGGGCTGCCCCTAGAGTCAGAACAGCTTGCTGTTCCGTACCAGTATTTCAACAGGCTGACTCGACAACAGAGGCTACCAGAGGCCATTCCCGTGCTAGACGGGGATCAGGATcagcccctggctctgcctcctcgaCTGGAAGGAAATGCTCACCAGTCATTGGAAGCACTCGTTCTGCCTCTAGACAGTCAGAGTTCACAAGGAAACAAGTTGATTGTTTCACCCCTGACCCTGATCCCCAAGAAAGATCTAGCTCGGCATCGACGGCTTCCTAAGGTTGGTGTTGGAACTCCAGACAATGCGGACAAGCTTCAGGGTCAAAATCAAGTTTTGCTGGCTGACGATGGGGTCTATCCTGGTGGTTTTCCTACAGAATCCCAGGAGAACCCAGGAGAACCTGCACAGCCCTCTGAGCAGGCTGAACCATCTCAATTCCTGCTGgaaggccagactcaaaatccagaGACTCAGGAGCCCATCCAATCCTCCTCCCCACAGCAAGAAGAACAAGCTCCGCCTCCACAGCCCATTGAACCAGATGAACCTTCTTCACCCcagcaagagggcccaggtgcagacCTACAGCAGCCCGAGGAAGAAGCATCTCCATTGCAGCAGGAGGCCCCCGCTCAGAATCCATTTGCTACTGCAGAAGTAGTAGGTCAGGCATCAGTGTATCACGATCCTaacactccatcctcacctcagaTTGTAGCTCTCCAAGCAAACTTCCCCAGCATCACACTGAAACCTGCAGACACGGAGCTGACAGAAGCCTCAGGGGCAGGTGAGGAAGTTCAATCTACTCCAAGCACAGagcaggctccagctcagcctctgggg ATTCAGAAGGGGACAGACTGGTCTCTAGATCAGAATCAAGATCACCGTTCTAACCTGCCCAACGTTACCATCAAGCCTGCAGATGTGGCGCTGATCATAACTCCGGAGCCTACCATGGAGCGGGACTCTGCTCCAGTgcagcaggagggctctgctcagacTCCAGGCCCTCCTGTGGAGACAGAACCCTATATTAGTGATCAGGAGCAGCCCACTCAGTATGTTGAGTCTTCTGTAGAGAACAAAccctctccagcccagcaggagacCCCATATCAAACTCTGGGCCCTTccctggagacagaagcttctccagcccagcaggaaCCCCCAGAGCAGACTCCGGTCCCTTCTGCAGAGACAGAACCTTCCCCATTCCAGCAGGCACCCAGAGCTCACACTGCACGCCCTTCCGTGGAGACAGAACCTTCTCCCCGTGAACAGGAGCAGATAGCTCAGTATGCAGAGGCTCTGGTGGAGactcagcctcctccaggtcctcctGTGGAGACAGAGCCTTCTCTCAGAGAACAGCAGCAGATTGCTCAGTACGCGGAGGCCCTGGTGGAGACTCaagctcctccaggccagctggagGCCCTAGCTCTGACTCCAGTCCCTCCTATGGAGACCGAACCTTATATCAGTGAGCAGAAGCAACCAAGGCGGCCCTCTGAGTCTTCTGAGGAGGTTGAATCttctggaaagaagacagaagtcccagcccagcctccaagtCCTCACGCAGTGACCATTTTATCTCCCGGTCACTATCAAGTTCAGCAGTACGACTTGCACAATGTGACTACTAAACCTCCAGACCTGCAGCTGACCATAACACCAAAACCTGCAGCagaagtggaaacatttccagTCAGCCATCAGGCCACGACAACTcaggcctcagtcccagctctgcctccaaagcCTCTTGAAGAGGTTGAACCATTGCCAATTCAATCCCCAGAAGTTATGCAGGATGAGAAACCCTCTATGACCCAAcaggaggaaacagctgaaaAT tCTCATATTCAAGAGcaacaattggccaccag gatcttacctagccatatggcctgctgcctctgccaatttaaacatactatcaAGAGTGTCTGCATGACCATCAAGCCTGGCAAATACAACACATTGGC atttcaactccctaaattgctaaaCTGCTCCCTTGCTAAAAGTCAGGTTCCCAATTACcactat gtcttctgtgccaaaaagcagtctcttctttctttgacagttgaagaagcatctatagggaacccaaagggggcattcatgaagataCTGCAAGCCTGGAAgaacaacaccagcaagcagctgactattgagccagAGAACTCAGTATCAAAGAGAAACAGCGTGGACTTCCCAGGCCGcatgagtgaacagcgggacCTCAACGATGAAAGTGACGTTATTAGTGCACT attattgccttatttctcagaggaaaatctacaaaatgtagaatcaacattattaccattcattacactgcttttttcaaatgtgcaagatagagataagtccctgagctatgtgaaaacccacataaggaggccctctcatccttacagaaataagttgagaaagctctattttctggagaatttgttagatgaagtaattcaagaaaaaaatcgatg ggttaaaaaggaagaaaaagccacACTTATGCATCCTATCCTGTTAGGTCCtcaatttaaccctcaaatcctcctaaagaaatcagaaactgccccaTCACAGaagaacagcctggcaaccatgccaagtgtggggtacaggctgcagagagtgaaaaaagtcaccaaggggccaaagggcttacgggaaaggcacctccagATGAGGAAGAGCCTCAGGAGGAGAcagggcacctggccctttgcggagagcattgggggaagaagggttgggagagcaggctccagggagctgaaggagcttcaagtggctcagaggcccaggaaGGTGGCCAGAAACTCCTTGCACACGGAGCCCTTGCTCACaaaggaacgtgaggctgcagcctcctctttcctgaagaaacacatcctgggcaggccttctacctcccctgcaaaatctctctctgagatcaacaacaa ggaagacttaacctacaccatttttgtcttagaagatgccaatgctagagccaaaaataaggcggcagggaaaccaatctCGCATTCCAGACAGAATTACCGCTTTCATAAAACTCGCTCt tctcacctggtcctccgaacccccaaggccaaactgagtcagaagttcagaaggaaaaattccctcaacaggctgacggctgggaagaggcctccgttccctgcactgcggagtctcataaaTTCCCCAtccggagaggctttctcatcccccggaggcctgcattctcaggggagtcctcctctgagagaatTGGTGCTTTCagaaccttctatagaagacacgggaggaaaaccattccggagggcgtgt catgaagaaacgctccctggcgacaaaatgcacatagatccttcagctacagattctgctgggaccgagttcAACGTAATGCCAactgtggaccaaaccaaggaaacacagtgggaataccccagcgagggcactgaagcccccaccatgcccgcaggcttcacctaccccgtgatgctgtcccagggagaacagtttgaaattcagctgaatcagcagctacggtccctcatccccaacacggacatgaaaaagctcatttctcacgtcatccgcactctgaaaatggactgctctgaggcccaggtgcaactgccctgtgccaagctcatctctaaaacaggcatcctgatgaagctcctcagtgagcagcaggaagaaaagatagccaagaaagaatgggacgcagagcagtggaggactgagacctatatcaatgagagtacagaagccccgagtggacagaaagagcaggagtcgagtaaggtgaggacaggagacctgcactttcccatcacttag